In one Hymenobacter sp. DG25B genomic region, the following are encoded:
- the bamA gene encoding outer membrane protein assembly factor BamA, protein MNFTSIRVFSLLTFLLAFSWLATPALAQNAPAAPEPQRYQVGGITFTGTRYLDPNTLVGITGLKIGDPVTIPGEEIGKAIRKLWDQGIVGDVTVAIDRIEGTRIFLVFDVKERPRLSNFVFTGIGKTQADDVKAKIKLIRGKVVTDALLSNTRDQVRKFFTNKGFLNAKVDVTQRPDSTLPNSVVLVFAVNRGARVHISDITFLGNSAIKDSKLKGQMKKTKEKKFYKFLNAGKFQRKEFEDDKDKVIEYYNSQGYRDAIIVSDSLISTAQNHSYLWLGTENGKFGIHKTTVQDVDKLALQIRVDEGPKYYFRNITWAGNYLYDNKTLASVLGIKEGSVYSKETLDKRLNYNPTGQDITSLYMNDGYLFFSIDPIETKVEGDSIDIEMRINEGVQARIKDINIAGNTKTSDHVIRRELRTLPGEKFNRELLIRSQREISSLGYFDPEKVGINPVPNQADGTVDINYTVEEKPSDQITLSGGWGGYAGFIGTVGLVFNNFSLRKAGSLSNWRPVPAGDGQRLALNIQANGLQYQAYSFSFTEPWLGGRKRNSLSVSLNKSIQRVGTNFDVKTGSSIKVNSASVSLGRYLRWPDDYFSLSNSLSVSQYKLNNYTYLQGFQNGTGNANNITLNTTLSRNSTDNPTYTRRGSALSLSVNLTPPYSAFKGAHPNVNEWVEFHKWMFDASWFTPIIGKLVLNTRAHFGFIGTYNSSRPIGPFERFKLGGSGMASGGSSNFLVGTEYVGLRGYDDPNEVNAIQSPNSSGGVAYNKYVMELRYPVSLNPAATVYVLSFAEAGNAVERYSDYNPYKLYRSVGVGARVFMSAFGLLGFDYGYGLDAVPRYPGVTQGPQDKGHFHFIIGQQIR, encoded by the coding sequence ATGAATTTCACCAGTATCCGGGTTTTTAGCCTGCTCACCTTCCTGTTGGCGTTTAGCTGGCTGGCCACACCTGCCCTAGCTCAGAATGCACCCGCTGCCCCTGAGCCACAGCGGTATCAGGTGGGCGGCATCACCTTTACCGGTACCCGCTATCTGGATCCTAACACGCTGGTGGGCATTACCGGCCTGAAAATAGGCGACCCGGTCACGATTCCTGGGGAGGAAATAGGCAAGGCTATCCGCAAGTTGTGGGACCAGGGAATTGTCGGCGACGTGACCGTGGCCATTGACCGGATTGAAGGCACACGCATTTTCTTGGTGTTCGATGTAAAGGAGCGGCCGCGCCTGTCCAACTTCGTGTTCACCGGTATTGGCAAAACCCAGGCCGATGATGTGAAAGCGAAGATTAAGCTCATCCGCGGTAAAGTAGTAACGGACGCCCTGCTCAGCAACACGCGTGACCAGGTACGCAAGTTCTTTACCAACAAGGGCTTCCTGAATGCAAAAGTAGACGTTACGCAACGTCCTGATTCTACCCTGCCCAACAGTGTAGTGCTGGTGTTTGCCGTAAACCGCGGCGCCCGGGTGCATATCAGCGACATTACCTTCCTTGGAAACTCAGCCATAAAAGATAGCAAGCTGAAGGGTCAGATGAAGAAGACCAAGGAGAAGAAATTCTACAAATTCCTGAATGCCGGCAAGTTCCAGCGCAAGGAGTTTGAAGACGATAAGGACAAGGTAATTGAGTACTACAACTCGCAGGGCTACCGTGACGCTATTATCGTATCTGACTCATTGATTAGCACGGCGCAAAACCACTCCTACCTCTGGCTGGGTACTGAAAATGGAAAATTCGGTATTCATAAAACCACGGTGCAGGATGTCGATAAGCTGGCTTTGCAGATTCGGGTGGATGAAGGCCCCAAATACTACTTCCGCAACATTACCTGGGCGGGCAACTACCTCTACGATAACAAAACCCTGGCCTCCGTGCTGGGCATTAAGGAAGGCAGCGTTTACAGCAAGGAAACGCTGGATAAGCGCCTGAACTACAACCCCACCGGCCAGGATATTACCTCGCTCTATATGAACGATGGCTACCTGTTCTTCTCCATTGACCCCATTGAAACCAAGGTAGAGGGAGACTCCATTGATATTGAGATGCGCATCAATGAAGGGGTGCAGGCCCGTATTAAAGACATCAACATTGCCGGGAATACCAAAACCAGCGACCATGTAATCCGGCGCGAGCTGCGCACCCTCCCGGGTGAGAAGTTCAACCGGGAACTGCTGATTCGTTCCCAGCGGGAAATTTCGTCTCTGGGATATTTCGACCCCGAGAAAGTGGGCATCAACCCGGTGCCTAACCAGGCCGATGGCACGGTGGATATTAATTACACGGTAGAAGAAAAGCCTTCTGACCAGATTACGCTGTCGGGCGGCTGGGGCGGCTACGCCGGCTTCATCGGTACCGTAGGCTTGGTTTTCAACAACTTCTCGCTGCGCAAAGCGGGTAGCCTGAGCAACTGGCGCCCTGTGCCGGCCGGTGATGGCCAGCGCCTGGCTCTGAATATTCAGGCTAACGGCTTGCAGTACCAGGCCTATTCCTTCTCCTTCACGGAGCCCTGGCTGGGTGGTCGTAAGCGTAACTCGCTGTCGGTATCGCTCAACAAAAGCATTCAGCGGGTAGGTACCAACTTCGATGTGAAGACGGGTAGCTCTATTAAAGTAAATAGCGCTTCGGTGAGCCTGGGTCGCTACCTGCGCTGGCCCGATGACTACTTCTCTCTGAGCAATTCGCTGTCGGTGAGTCAGTACAAGCTGAATAACTACACCTACCTGCAGGGCTTCCAGAATGGTACGGGCAATGCCAACAACATTACCCTGAATACCACCCTTTCCCGCAATAGCACTGATAACCCAACTTACACACGTCGTGGCTCAGCCTTGTCGCTCAGTGTTAACCTGACGCCGCCTTACTCAGCGTTTAAAGGCGCACATCCCAACGTAAATGAGTGGGTAGAATTCCACAAATGGATGTTCGATGCTTCCTGGTTTACCCCCATCATTGGTAAACTGGTGCTGAATACCCGGGCGCACTTCGGCTTTATTGGTACCTACAATTCCAGCCGTCCTATTGGTCCGTTTGAGCGCTTCAAGCTGGGTGGTTCGGGTATGGCCTCGGGCGGTTCTTCCAACTTCCTGGTGGGTACCGAATATGTGGGCCTGCGCGGCTACGATGACCCCAACGAGGTCAATGCCATTCAGTCGCCTAATTCCAGCGGCGGCGTGGCGTACAATAAATATGTAATGGAACTGCGTTATCCGGTTTCTCTGAACCCGGCCGCTACTGTATACGTGCTCAGCTTTGCCGAAGCGGGCAATGCGGTGGAACGCTACTCCGATTATAACCCTTATAAACTGTACCGCTCGGTGGGCGTGGGTGCCCGCGTATTCATGTCGGCATTCGGTTTGCTAGGCTTCGACTACGGCTACGGTCTGGACGCAGTACCCCGTTACCCCGGCGTTACGCAGGGGCCACAGGACAAAGGTCATTTTCACTTCATCATCGGCCAGCAGATTCGCTAG
- a CDS encoding OmpH family outer membrane protein → MKKLVCLLPLLLLLAVPAAWAQKFGYVDSEYIMSKMPAYGAAQQELNTLSQNWQKDIESMRKDLDKMYRAYQAEEVLLTEPMKKKRQDEILKKEQDIKTYQNKIFGYEGTLFKKRQELTKPVQDKVFEAIEKVAKKKQLAIVFDKAGDLTMLYTNPTHDYTEFVLEELGLGSEERNQPGQKGAVRTVTTPTTPASDEPGSEQDNVKPATSAPKTTKPAPRSSGRKN, encoded by the coding sequence ATGAAAAAACTAGTGTGTTTGCTGCCACTGCTGCTCTTGCTGGCCGTTCCGGCAGCCTGGGCCCAGAAGTTCGGCTACGTCGACTCAGAGTACATCATGAGTAAGATGCCGGCATATGGCGCCGCGCAGCAGGAGCTCAATACCCTGTCCCAGAACTGGCAGAAGGATATTGAGTCGATGCGTAAGGACCTCGACAAGATGTATCGCGCTTATCAGGCGGAAGAAGTACTGCTAACGGAGCCGATGAAAAAGAAGCGCCAGGATGAGATTCTGAAAAAAGAACAGGACATCAAGACGTATCAGAATAAAATTTTTGGGTACGAAGGCACTCTGTTCAAAAAGCGCCAGGAGCTGACGAAACCGGTACAGGACAAGGTATTTGAAGCCATTGAGAAGGTGGCCAAGAAAAAGCAGCTGGCCATTGTCTTCGATAAAGCCGGCGACCTGACCATGCTCTATACCAACCCAACGCACGATTACACCGAATTTGTGTTGGAAGAGTTAGGGCTGGGTTCGGAAGAACGCAACCAACCCGGGCAGAAAGGGGCGGTGCGTACCGTCACTACCCCGACCACGCCCGCCTCGGATGAACCCGGCAGCGAGCAGGATAATGTCAAGCCCGCTACGTCGGCTCCCAAAACCACCAAGCCTGCTCCGCGCAGTAGTGGCCGAAAAAATTAA
- a CDS encoding OmpH family outer membrane protein, translating into MNAFPKIRLMLAAAALMVASATASIAQTAPQKIGYTNVDYVLSKMPESKQVESQLKDYSTQLENQLKAKYTEFQTKGEAYQKGASTMTDVVRADKEKELQNLQQSIQEFQRNADASIQQKQQTLLKPVLDKLQKTIDQVADENGYAYVFNSDAGYGTTPILLHGPKDGDISDLVLKKMGIDPNAAPAAAAPAAAKPAAPAAAPAAGKTKTKTKKN; encoded by the coding sequence ATGAACGCATTTCCTAAAATTCGTCTGATGCTGGCGGCCGCGGCCCTCATGGTTGCTTCTGCCACTGCTTCTATCGCCCAAACGGCTCCGCAAAAAATTGGCTACACCAACGTAGACTATGTGCTGAGCAAAATGCCCGAGAGCAAGCAGGTAGAGTCGCAGCTGAAAGACTACAGCACCCAGCTGGAAAACCAGCTGAAAGCCAAATACACGGAGTTCCAGACTAAGGGCGAAGCCTACCAGAAAGGTGCTTCCACGATGACGGACGTAGTACGCGCCGACAAAGAGAAAGAGCTGCAGAACCTGCAGCAGTCCATCCAGGAGTTCCAGCGCAATGCCGATGCTTCTATCCAGCAGAAGCAGCAAACCCTGCTGAAGCCCGTGCTGGACAAGCTGCAGAAGACCATTGACCAGGTAGCCGACGAAAATGGCTATGCCTACGTGTTCAACTCCGATGCCGGCTACGGCACCACGCCTATTTTGCTGCACGGCCCCAAGGATGGCGACATCTCGGATCTGGTATTAAAGAAAATGGGTATTGATCCCAATGCAGCACCGGCTGCCGCGGCTCCCGCTGCTGCTAAGCCTGCTGCTCCTGCCGCCGCTCCCGCCGCTGGAAAAACCAAAACCAAGACGAAGAAGAACTAA
- a CDS encoding RluA family pseudouridine synthase yields the protein MIDLADENFEADDLETSDELYEHHRIRADRGQELLRLDKFLMNRLPNASRTKIQNAIKAEAVQVNDKPAKANYRVKPLDVITITLPEPPREVKVTPEPMELDIRYEDDSVLLVNKPAGMVVHPAFGNWQGTLVNGLAYHFRNLPTGRNGEIRPGLVHRIDKDTSGLLVIGKTEWAMTHLSQQFFHHTIERTYLALVWGVPKEAEGTVRGHIGRSIKDRKVQAVFPEGDQGKHAVTHYKVLRTFKHVSLVQCNLETGRTHQIRVHMKHIGHPLFSDATYGGDKVLYGQRTGTYKAFAEKVMALMPRQALHAKSLGFVHPVTGAHIQQEVELPADFAAALEEWEKYAEESA from the coding sequence ATGATTGATTTAGCTGACGAGAACTTCGAGGCCGACGACCTGGAAACCAGTGACGAGCTGTATGAGCACCACCGCATCCGCGCCGACCGCGGGCAAGAGCTGTTGCGCCTGGATAAGTTTCTGATGAACCGGCTGCCGAATGCCTCGCGCACCAAAATCCAGAATGCCATTAAAGCCGAAGCAGTTCAGGTAAACGACAAGCCGGCCAAAGCCAATTACCGCGTCAAGCCGCTCGATGTTATCACTATAACGCTGCCTGAACCTCCCCGGGAAGTAAAAGTGACGCCCGAGCCCATGGAGTTGGATATCCGCTATGAGGACGATTCGGTGCTGCTGGTGAACAAGCCGGCTGGCATGGTGGTGCACCCGGCCTTCGGCAACTGGCAGGGCACCCTGGTAAACGGGCTGGCCTACCATTTCCGGAACCTGCCCACGGGGCGCAATGGTGAGATCCGCCCGGGCCTGGTACACCGCATTGATAAGGATACCTCGGGTCTGTTGGTGATTGGCAAGACCGAATGGGCCATGACGCACTTATCCCAGCAGTTCTTTCACCATACTATTGAGCGTACCTATCTGGCGCTGGTGTGGGGTGTACCGAAAGAAGCGGAAGGTACCGTGCGCGGGCACATTGGTCGCAGTATAAAGGACCGCAAAGTGCAAGCTGTATTCCCCGAGGGCGACCAGGGTAAGCATGCCGTTACCCATTATAAAGTGCTACGCACGTTTAAGCATGTCTCGCTGGTGCAGTGTAATCTGGAAACCGGCCGCACCCACCAGATCAGAGTGCATATGAAGCACATTGGCCACCCTTTGTTCTCCGATGCCACCTATGGCGGTGATAAGGTGCTCTACGGGCAGCGTACCGGGACGTACAAGGCTTTTGCCGAGAAGGTAATGGCGCTGATGCCCCGGCAGGCGCTGCATGCCAAATCCCTGGGGTTTGTGCATCCCGTAACGGGCGCCCACATTCAGCAGGAAGTAGAGCTGCCCGCCGACTTTGCCGCCGCCCTGGAGGAATGGGAAAAGTATGCTGAGGAATCAGCCTAG